In Carya illinoinensis cultivar Pawnee chromosome 7, C.illinoinensisPawnee_v1, whole genome shotgun sequence, the following are encoded in one genomic region:
- the LOC122317371 gene encoding histone H2AX, whose amino-acid sequence MSSTGAGGGASTKGGRGKPKASKSVSRSHKAGLQFPVGRIARFLKAGKYAERVGAGAPVYLSAVLEYLAAEVLELAGNAARDNKKNRIVPRHIQLAVRNDEELSKLLGSVTIANGGVLPNIHQTLLPKKVGKGKGDIGSASQEF is encoded by the exons ATGAGTTCGACGGGAGCTGGTGGTGGTGCGTCTACAAAGGGAGGTAGGGGCAAGCCGAAGGCCTCGAAGTCTGTGTCCAGGTCGCATAAGGCTGGTCTTCAGTTCCCGGTGGGGAGGATCGCTAGATTTCTCAAGGCTGGCAAGTACGCCGAGCGTGTTGGTGCCGGAGCTCCCGTCTACCTCTCGGCTGTGCTCGAGTACCTCGCTGCTGAG GTTTTGGAGCTTGCTGGGAACGCAGCAAGAGACAACAAGAAGAACCGTATTGTGCCGAGGCACATCCAGCTTGCTGTGAGGAATGACGAGGAGCTGAGCAAGCTATTGGGGTCTGTGACCATTGCCAACGGAGGTGTTTTACCCAACATCCACCAGACTCTTCTGCCGAAGAAGGTTGGCAAAGGCAAGGGTGATATTGGATCTGCTTCTCAAGAGTTCTAA